Proteins encoded within one genomic window of Gimesia chilikensis:
- a CDS encoding DUF1501 domain-containing protein — translation MTEMTTGGMCAPHLLNRRQAMQIGVGLFGLNLPQLLQAKQSDGKESGKQDISCIFIFLAGGPSHFETFDPKPEAPAEIRGPWKPIDTNVPGIQICEKLPLLAQRMDKVALIRSWQGKSGSHSTGSQHVASGFKPTGKQYFPNFGCLVSALYGSRVPGVPPHLGLPVAARYTDPPGYLGTAFSAFDLKGDPSKPEMELGGLNLSQVRFENRLEMLSQLENLSRLQEIQNSQFESVDKFTDEAIAMLTSGAMQKAVNLEEEPIQTRERYGDNIYGRRVLLARRLVEAGARFVTINQAVQGGLFGNAKTNGTWDNHGWLFDSMMTFSKPPADLPKGKRWHSYSGPGNVPQLDMSLSALLDDLDERGLLDTTLVVAMGEFGRTPKINATAGRDHYPNAGSVLMAGGPVQRGTVIGATDRKGSLPSTRPWRPEDFATSIYHALGIDAHQTYFPRLARPTPVAAGELIEGLF, via the coding sequence ATGACTGAAATGACTACGGGTGGCATGTGTGCGCCACACCTGCTGAATCGACGACAGGCGATGCAGATCGGCGTCGGTCTGTTCGGCCTGAATCTGCCGCAGTTACTCCAGGCGAAACAGTCCGACGGCAAAGAATCGGGTAAGCAGGACATCTCCTGTATTTTCATCTTCCTGGCAGGTGGACCGAGTCACTTTGAGACCTTCGATCCCAAACCCGAAGCCCCCGCCGAAATCCGTGGTCCCTGGAAACCGATCGACACCAACGTCCCCGGCATTCAAATCTGCGAGAAGCTCCCCCTGTTGGCGCAACGGATGGACAAGGTCGCGCTGATCCGTTCCTGGCAGGGAAAAAGCGGCTCGCACAGCACCGGCTCTCAGCATGTCGCCAGTGGATTCAAACCGACGGGCAAACAGTATTTCCCCAACTTTGGCTGTCTGGTCTCGGCCCTGTACGGCAGCCGCGTCCCCGGCGTGCCTCCTCATCTGGGCCTGCCGGTCGCCGCCCGATATACCGATCCTCCCGGCTACCTGGGCACCGCTTTTTCCGCCTTCGACCTCAAAGGGGATCCCAGCAAACCGGAAATGGAACTGGGGGGCCTGAACCTGTCACAGGTCCGTTTCGAAAACCGCCTGGAAATGCTCTCGCAGCTGGAAAATCTGAGCCGCCTGCAGGAGATTCAGAACTCGCAGTTCGAATCGGTCGACAAATTCACCGACGAAGCCATCGCCATGCTGACCAGCGGCGCAATGCAGAAAGCGGTGAACCTCGAAGAAGAACCGATACAGACCCGCGAACGCTACGGAGATAATATCTATGGGCGTCGCGTTCTGCTGGCCCGGCGTCTGGTGGAAGCAGGCGCCCGCTTTGTGACGATCAACCAGGCCGTCCAGGGGGGCCTGTTCGGGAATGCCAAAACCAATGGCACCTGGGACAACCACGGCTGGCTCTTCGATTCGATGATGACCTTCTCCAAACCGCCCGCAGACCTGCCCAAAGGCAAACGCTGGCACAGTTACTCCGGCCCCGGAAACGTTCCTCAACTGGACATGTCGCTCTCAGCTCTGCTGGATGATCTGGATGAGCGGGGACTACTCGACACAACTCTGGTTGTCGCGATGGGTGAATTCGGACGCACACCGAAAATCAACGCCACCGCAGGCCGCGATCACTATCCCAATGCAGGTAGCGTCCTCATGGCCGGCGGACCGGTGCAACGAGGAACAGTGATTGGTGCCACCGACCGCAAAGGAAGTCTGCCCAGCACGCGTCCCTGGCGTCCCGAGGACTTTGCCACCTCTATTTATCACGCGCTGGGCATCGACGCTCACCAGACCTATTTCCCCCGACTCGCACGTCCCACGCCAGTCGCTGCTGGTGAACTGATCGAAGGCCTGTTCTAA
- a CDS encoding 2-oxo acid dehydrogenase subunit E2 produces MATEFKLPEVSEGVETADVGQISVAVGDTVEQGQLLMDIETDKAVVPLESPYAGVIKELNVSEGDSVAIGTVLLSIDESNGEAPAKEEAKAEAPAEAKEEKPEPAESKSAPETESKPEPTLSAPPKSQPQPAAGSSDDKAPAPAGPATRKMARKLGVDLYKVAGSGPGGRITQEDVENYVKNLIANGGSSGGGGGIAVPPLPDFSQFGEIERKKLNKLSRVSAQNLSLSWQVVPHVTQHDLADITDLETARKLFISKPKYSGPKVTMTALAMKAIAIALHEFPVFNSSFDTETEEIIYKQYINIGVAVDTENGLVVPVVKDVDKKNIITIANEMNELAVKARDRKLEMSDMQGGTFTITNLGGLGGTSFTPIVNYPEVAILGMSRSRHEFQLIDDKPVSRLMLPLSLSYDHRVINGADAARFIVRLSGLLSDPFNLLVDC; encoded by the coding sequence ATGGCTACTGAATTTAAACTTCCAGAAGTAAGCGAGGGCGTGGAAACCGCCGATGTCGGACAGATCTCTGTTGCCGTCGGCGATACCGTCGAACAGGGACAGCTCCTGATGGACATCGAGACCGACAAAGCGGTCGTCCCTCTTGAATCTCCCTATGCAGGTGTGATCAAAGAACTGAATGTCTCCGAAGGGGATTCCGTCGCGATCGGCACCGTACTGCTCTCCATTGATGAATCCAACGGGGAAGCCCCTGCGAAGGAAGAAGCCAAAGCAGAAGCGCCAGCTGAAGCAAAAGAAGAAAAGCCAGAACCGGCAGAATCCAAATCGGCCCCCGAAACGGAAAGCAAACCGGAACCCACTCTGTCTGCACCTCCCAAGTCGCAGCCTCAACCGGCTGCCGGATCTTCCGACGACAAAGCACCGGCTCCTGCAGGTCCCGCGACCCGGAAAATGGCCCGCAAACTGGGCGTCGATCTTTACAAGGTCGCCGGCTCCGGCCCCGGTGGTCGGATCACTCAGGAAGATGTGGAAAACTACGTCAAGAACCTGATCGCCAACGGCGGTTCTTCAGGTGGCGGCGGTGGCATTGCCGTCCCCCCCCTGCCCGACTTCAGTCAGTTCGGCGAAATCGAACGTAAGAAGCTCAACAAGCTCTCACGCGTTTCTGCCCAGAACCTGAGTCTTTCCTGGCAGGTCGTGCCCCATGTCACTCAACATGACCTGGCGGACATCACCGATCTGGAAACGGCCCGTAAGCTCTTTATCTCCAAACCCAAGTACTCCGGTCCCAAGGTCACCATGACCGCCCTGGCGATGAAAGCCATCGCCATCGCGCTGCACGAGTTCCCCGTCTTCAACTCCAGCTTCGATACGGAAACAGAAGAGATCATCTACAAGCAGTACATCAATATCGGCGTCGCCGTCGATACCGAAAACGGACTGGTTGTTCCCGTGGTCAAAGATGTTGATAAGAAAAACATCATCACCATCGCCAATGAAATGAACGAACTGGCCGTCAAGGCCCGCGATCGTAAACTGGAAATGAGTGACATGCAGGGTGGCACCTTCACCATCACCAACCTCGGTGGTCTGGGGGGCACCTCGTTCACACCGATTGTGAACTACCCTGAAGTCGCCATCCTGGGCATGTCCCGCTCACGCCATGAATTCCAGTTGATCGACGACAAACCGGTTTCGCGGCTCATGCTGCCCCTGTCGCTTTCCTACGATCACCGGGTGATCAACGGTGCCGACGCTGCACGCTTCATCGTGCGACTCTCCGGCCTGCTGTCTGATCCGTTCAACCTGCTGGTCGACTGCTAA
- the bioA gene encoding adenosylmethionine--8-amino-7-oxononanoate transaminase: MQPEELRQIDNEHLWHPFTQMRGHRAENVPLIESGDGFYLIDVEGRRYLDGVSSLWCNVHGHRVPELDQAVRDQLDRIAHSTLLGLGSVPSIELAGELVKRAPEGLTKVFYSDSGSTAVEIALKMAFQYHNQKPNPDAQSRDLFACMQHAYHGDTIGSVSVGGISIFHEIFGKLLFHSVQMPCPAAYHRPEGMSEADYHAHCYAELERLLAENHTRLAAFVIEPLVQGAAGMQMHPPGYLKRVRELTTRYGIPLIADEVAVGLGRTGTMFACEQEGVTPDFLCLAKGITGGYLPLAVTMTTDEVAAAFEGEHTDYNAFYHGHTYTGNALACAAALATLELFDSQNTLENVKANEQILTERLAELKDHPHVGEVRHKGTMVGIELVANRETREAFPADRRMGHQVTLAAREQGVIIRPLGDVVILMPAPGMPGAQIHELCDVVFAAIDKAISLQVA, from the coding sequence ATGCAGCCTGAAGAATTACGCCAAATCGACAACGAACATCTCTGGCATCCGTTTACCCAGATGCGGGGGCATCGTGCAGAAAACGTCCCCCTGATTGAATCCGGGGACGGGTTTTACCTGATCGACGTCGAAGGACGACGCTACCTGGATGGCGTCTCTTCACTCTGGTGTAACGTACACGGGCATCGCGTGCCGGAACTGGATCAGGCTGTGCGGGATCAACTCGACCGCATCGCCCATTCCACACTGCTGGGGCTGGGAAGTGTGCCCTCCATCGAGCTGGCGGGAGAGCTGGTTAAACGGGCGCCGGAAGGGTTGACCAAAGTCTTTTACTCAGACAGCGGCTCCACCGCGGTTGAGATCGCCCTCAAGATGGCGTTCCAGTATCACAATCAGAAGCCGAACCCTGATGCCCAGTCACGGGATCTGTTCGCCTGCATGCAACACGCTTATCACGGCGACACAATCGGTTCGGTGAGTGTGGGCGGGATTTCGATCTTCCACGAGATCTTTGGGAAACTGCTGTTCCATTCGGTGCAGATGCCCTGTCCGGCGGCCTATCATCGTCCTGAAGGGATGAGCGAAGCTGACTATCACGCACACTGCTACGCGGAACTGGAACGACTGCTGGCAGAAAACCATACACGACTGGCGGCGTTTGTGATCGAGCCGCTGGTGCAGGGGGCGGCCGGCATGCAGATGCATCCGCCCGGTTATCTGAAACGGGTGCGGGAGCTCACGACCCGTTATGGCATTCCGCTGATTGCAGACGAAGTGGCAGTCGGTCTGGGACGCACGGGGACCATGTTCGCCTGCGAGCAGGAAGGGGTGACGCCCGATTTTCTCTGTCTGGCCAAAGGGATTACAGGCGGCTATCTGCCCCTGGCGGTGACGATGACTACCGATGAAGTCGCGGCTGCCTTTGAAGGTGAGCATACCGACTACAACGCGTTTTACCACGGGCATACCTATACGGGGAACGCTCTGGCGTGTGCGGCCGCTCTGGCGACGCTGGAGCTGTTCGATTCTCAGAACACGCTGGAGAATGTGAAAGCGAACGAACAGATCCTTACAGAACGGCTGGCGGAGTTGAAAGATCATCCGCACGTAGGAGAAGTTCGTCACAAAGGAACGATGGTGGGGATCGAACTGGTGGCGAACCGGGAAACCCGGGAAGCCTTTCCTGCCGACCGCCGCATGGGGCACCAGGTGACCCTGGCTGCACGCGAGCAGGGTGTCATCATCCGACCGCTGGGAGACGTGGTGATTCTGATGCCCGCGCCAGGCATGCCGGGCGCGCAGATCCACGAGTTGTGCGATGTGGTGTTCGCGGCCATCGATAAAGCAATCAGCCTGCAGGTGGCCTGA
- the lpdA gene encoding dihydrolipoyl dehydrogenase: MSGSATRETDIVVIGGGPGGYPAAFDAADKGFKVIMVNDDVAPGGVCLNRGCIPSKALLHVAKLINETRESSDWGITFEKPKIDLDKLREFKEKVVTQLTGGIGQLAGARNVEIVKGFGRFKDSNTVEVTKQDGTTEAIGFKYAIVATGSSPAVPPVFDLDDPRIMDSTGALELADIPEKLLVVGGGYIGLEMGSVYAALGSEVTVVEMTGGLLPGADRDLVKPLQKRLQESFAAIHLNTKVEKLTPTDAGIVADLSGEGVEPQQTFDRVLISIGRRPNNKGIGLENTKLELDERGFIKNDSNQRTAESHIFAIGDIAGEPMLAHKATREAKVAVETIAGEPAEFDNIAIPAVVFTDPELAWCGVTEQEAKDQGLDVEITRFPWAASGRAQTLARTEGLTKIIFDKKKGRVLGVGIVGPGAGELIAEGVMAVEMAAVAEDVAESIHAHPTLSETLMEAAESFLGQATHMYRPKRK, encoded by the coding sequence ATGTCTGGATCTGCAACCAGAGAAACCGATATTGTTGTCATCGGCGGTGGTCCCGGCGGTTACCCGGCAGCGTTTGACGCAGCCGACAAAGGGTTCAAAGTCATCATGGTCAACGACGATGTCGCCCCCGGCGGCGTCTGCCTGAACCGGGGCTGCATCCCTTCCAAGGCGCTGCTGCACGTGGCTAAGCTGATCAACGAAACCAGAGAATCCTCTGACTGGGGCATCACCTTCGAAAAACCGAAGATCGACCTCGACAAGCTTCGCGAATTCAAAGAGAAAGTCGTCACACAGCTGACCGGCGGCATCGGACAACTCGCGGGAGCTCGCAATGTCGAAATCGTCAAAGGCTTCGGTCGTTTCAAAGATTCCAACACCGTTGAAGTCACCAAACAGGACGGCACCACGGAAGCAATCGGCTTTAAGTATGCCATCGTTGCCACCGGTTCTTCCCCCGCGGTTCCCCCGGTCTTCGATCTCGATGATCCCCGGATCATGGATTCCACCGGTGCCCTGGAACTGGCCGATATCCCCGAAAAACTGCTGGTCGTCGGCGGCGGCTACATCGGTCTGGAAATGGGTAGCGTCTACGCCGCCCTGGGTTCAGAAGTTACTGTCGTTGAAATGACAGGCGGCCTGCTCCCCGGTGCCGACCGCGATCTGGTTAAACCGTTGCAGAAACGACTCCAGGAAAGCTTCGCCGCCATTCACCTGAATACCAAGGTCGAAAAACTGACTCCCACCGACGCTGGCATCGTCGCCGACCTGAGTGGTGAAGGAGTCGAACCACAGCAGACCTTCGACCGCGTGCTGATCTCCATCGGCCGTCGACCGAACAACAAAGGTATCGGACTGGAAAACACAAAGCTCGAACTCGACGAGCGTGGTTTCATTAAGAACGATTCCAATCAGCGGACTGCTGAATCCCACATCTTCGCCATCGGTGATATCGCCGGGGAACCGATGCTGGCTCACAAAGCGACCCGCGAAGCCAAAGTCGCCGTGGAAACCATCGCTGGTGAACCGGCTGAATTCGATAACATCGCGATTCCCGCGGTCGTTTTCACCGACCCGGAACTGGCCTGGTGTGGCGTCACTGAGCAGGAAGCGAAAGACCAGGGACTGGATGTCGAAATCACCCGCTTCCCCTGGGCCGCCTCCGGTCGTGCTCAGACCCTGGCCCGTACGGAAGGGCTCACCAAAATCATTTTCGATAAGAAAAAAGGACGCGTACTCGGTGTCGGCATTGTCGGTCCGGGCGCAGGCGAACTGATCGCCGAAGGTGTGATGGCCGTCGAGATGGCTGCCGTCGCCGAAGATGTCGCCGAGAGCATTCATGCTCACCCGACTCTCTCGGAAACCCTGATGGAAGCCGCAGAAAGCTTCCTCGGTCAGGCGACCCACATGTACCGACCGAAACGAAAGTAA
- the argH gene encoding argininosuccinate lyase, protein MAAKAWGGRFQQQTDARVEAFTESISFDSRLAAVDIQGSQAHAQMLAKVGLITVDECRQIVETLDQIGAEIADGKFEFRFELEDIHMHIESALIERIGDIGRKLHTGRSRNDQVSTDLKLYTRGAIERVDSLLKDLQVAFVERCERDADQVLPGFTHLQRAQPVKAAHYWLAYCEKFDRDRQRLADCLTRVNVSPLGGAALAGSSLPIDRHFTAELLEFTDVARNSLDISSDRDYLAEFCFCMAMIATHLSNWAEEWIAWFSTEFGFIKLPDAFTTGSSIMPQKRNPDVLELIRGKSARPIADVQQTLVLLKGLPMAYNRDMQEDKLAMFDAYDTVAACLELAAAMVEGAELQVETINAKLEDGFLDATALMEYLIKKGTPMRTGHGIVGKLVSLCESRSIRLADLSLEELQQACPDIEDDIYQVLGARNAMAALCSFGSGGEKPVQEQTAYWKEKLGL, encoded by the coding sequence GTGGCCGCAAAAGCCTGGGGAGGACGATTTCAACAGCAGACTGATGCCCGCGTTGAAGCGTTTACGGAATCAATCAGTTTTGACAGTCGGCTGGCGGCTGTCGATATCCAGGGCTCGCAGGCACACGCCCAGATGCTGGCCAAGGTGGGACTGATCACGGTTGACGAATGCCGGCAGATCGTGGAGACGCTGGATCAGATCGGTGCCGAGATCGCTGACGGGAAATTCGAATTCCGCTTTGAGCTCGAAGACATCCACATGCACATCGAAAGTGCGTTGATCGAACGGATCGGCGACATCGGTCGCAAACTGCACACTGGCCGCAGCCGGAACGACCAGGTATCGACTGACCTCAAACTTTATACCCGGGGTGCCATCGAACGGGTCGACAGCCTGCTCAAGGATCTGCAGGTCGCGTTCGTGGAACGGTGTGAGCGTGACGCCGACCAGGTGCTGCCTGGCTTTACTCACCTGCAGCGGGCACAGCCGGTCAAAGCCGCTCATTACTGGCTCGCTTACTGTGAGAAGTTCGACCGGGATCGTCAGCGTCTGGCTGATTGTCTTACCCGCGTGAATGTTTCTCCGCTGGGCGGGGCGGCACTGGCGGGAAGCTCGCTGCCGATTGACCGGCACTTTACCGCGGAACTGCTGGAATTCACCGACGTGGCCCGGAACAGTCTGGATATCTCCAGTGATCGCGACTACCTGGCTGAATTCTGTTTCTGCATGGCGATGATCGCTACGCACCTGAGTAACTGGGCCGAAGAATGGATTGCCTGGTTCTCGACTGAGTTCGGTTTTATCAAACTGCCCGATGCCTTTACCACTGGTTCGTCCATCATGCCACAGAAGCGGAACCCGGATGTGCTGGAACTGATCCGCGGTAAGTCGGCCCGACCGATTGCCGATGTGCAGCAGACACTGGTGCTGTTGAAGGGGCTGCCGATGGCCTACAACCGGGACATGCAGGAAGACAAGCTGGCAATGTTCGACGCTTACGACACAGTCGCCGCCTGTCTGGAACTGGCAGCTGCGATGGTCGAAGGGGCGGAACTGCAGGTCGAGACAATCAATGCCAAGCTGGAAGACGGCTTCCTCGATGCGACTGCCCTGATGGAGTACCTGATCAAAAAAGGAACGCCGATGCGGACCGGTCACGGGATCGTCGGGAAACTGGTGTCGCTGTGTGAATCGCGGAGTATCCGGCTGGCAGATTTGTCTCTGGAAGAACTGCAGCAGGCGTGTCCCGATATCGAAGATGATATCTACCAGGTGCTGGGCGCCCGGAATGCAATGGCGGCACTCTGCAGCTTCGGTTCGGGGGGCGAAAAGCCGGTACAGGAGCAGACCGCTTACTGGAAAGAGAAGCTCGGTCTCTAA
- the truA gene encoding tRNA pseudouridine(38-40) synthase TruA, whose protein sequence is MRNIKLTLAYDGSEYAGWQVQPNGVSVQSCVEAAIEKLTQQKTGVLVAGRTDAGVHALGQVASFQTESKIPCKNIQTGLQRFLPDSICVREVAEVAPDFHATYSAVQKRYRYVIHNSSVNFPFLKRYVCEFGRPLDAEQMHVGGQHLLGKHDFRCFESHFPNKATSVRTVKELTVQRTSVWPVWGADPGLSQSTSNSSAEFLTVDIVADGFLYNMVRAIVGTLFEVGVGRWTPEKVREIVESMDRSQAGATAPASGLYLVQVDYGD, encoded by the coding sequence ATGAGAAATATCAAACTGACACTGGCTTATGACGGATCGGAATATGCGGGCTGGCAGGTCCAGCCGAACGGTGTTTCGGTACAGAGCTGCGTGGAAGCGGCGATCGAAAAGCTGACACAGCAGAAAACCGGGGTACTGGTAGCAGGACGCACCGATGCCGGCGTGCATGCGCTGGGGCAGGTGGCCAGTTTTCAGACCGAGTCGAAGATTCCCTGCAAGAATATCCAGACGGGTCTGCAGCGGTTTCTGCCGGACAGCATTTGTGTTCGGGAAGTGGCTGAGGTTGCCCCCGACTTTCATGCAACCTATTCCGCCGTGCAGAAGCGGTATCGCTATGTGATTCACAACAGCAGCGTCAATTTTCCGTTTCTGAAGCGATATGTCTGTGAATTCGGCCGGCCGCTGGATGCGGAGCAGATGCATGTCGGGGGCCAGCATTTATTAGGCAAACATGATTTCCGCTGCTTTGAATCACATTTCCCGAACAAGGCGACCAGCGTACGCACAGTTAAGGAACTGACGGTACAGCGGACCTCGGTCTGGCCGGTGTGGGGCGCGGATCCCGGGCTGTCACAGAGTACCTCGAATTCGTCGGCGGAGTTTCTTACGGTCGATATTGTCGCGGACGGTTTTCTGTACAATATGGTGCGAGCGATTGTGGGGACCCTGTTTGAAGTGGGGGTGGGACGCTGGACACCCGAGAAAGTGCGGGAGATTGTCGAGTCGATGGATCGTTCCCAGGCAGGAGCCACAGCGCCGGCGAGCGGGCTTTATCTGGTTCAGGTTGACTACGGCGACTGA
- a CDS encoding malate dehydrogenase: MNHPIRVAVTGAAGQIGYAMLFRLASGQIFGPDQPVILHLVEVPPVLSALDGVEMELEDCAFPTLAGVVKADSDHLEDAFADCNFVICVGSVPRKAGMERGDLIRVNGPIFTSTGQAIQNAAADDVRVLVVGNPCNTNCLIAMANAPKVPRDRWYAMTRLDENRAVTQIAKKSGQPVTAIKNMNIWGNHSATQFPDFYHATIHGNPVPEIIEDHDWLRGEFIETVQKRGAAVIQARGASSAASAANAALDTIKSIITPTPLGESFSAAVCSDGSYGVDEGLIFGYPLTSDGNTWKIVEGIEHDDFAMEKFNATLQELREERDVVRDLLPE, encoded by the coding sequence ATGAATCATCCGATTCGAGTTGCAGTTACCGGGGCAGCTGGCCAGATTGGTTACGCCATGTTATTCCGTCTGGCTTCCGGGCAGATCTTTGGCCCCGATCAGCCGGTAATCCTGCATCTGGTCGAAGTTCCTCCGGTTCTGTCCGCTCTGGACGGGGTGGAAATGGAACTGGAAGACTGTGCTTTCCCGACCCTGGCCGGTGTCGTCAAAGCAGACAGTGATCATCTGGAAGACGCATTCGCTGACTGTAACTTCGTGATCTGCGTAGGCAGTGTACCGCGTAAGGCAGGTATGGAGCGGGGCGATCTGATCCGTGTTAACGGTCCGATCTTCACCAGCACCGGACAGGCGATTCAGAACGCCGCTGCCGATGACGTGCGGGTTCTGGTTGTCGGAAACCCCTGTAACACGAACTGCCTGATCGCAATGGCTAATGCTCCCAAGGTTCCCCGTGATCGCTGGTACGCGATGACCCGTCTGGACGAAAACCGGGCCGTCACCCAGATCGCCAAGAAATCCGGTCAGCCTGTGACTGCAATCAAGAACATGAATATCTGGGGTAACCACTCTGCGACTCAGTTCCCGGACTTCTACCACGCGACCATTCATGGCAACCCGGTTCCGGAAATCATCGAAGATCACGACTGGCTGCGGGGCGAGTTCATCGAAACCGTCCAGAAGCGTGGTGCCGCTGTAATCCAGGCCCGTGGTGCTTCCAGTGCCGCTTCCGCTGCGAATGCTGCCCTGGATACGATCAAGAGCATCATCACTCCTACCCCGCTGGGCGAGAGCTTCAGTGCTGCTGTCTGCAGCGATGGCAGCTACGGTGTGGATGAAGGTCTGATCTTCGGTTACCCGCTGACCAGCGATGGCAACACCTGGAAGATCGTCGAAGGCATCGAGCACGATGACTTCGCTATGGAGAAATTCAACGCGACCCTGCAGGAACTGCGGGAAGAGCGGGACGTCGTTCGCGACCTGCTGCCGGAGTAA
- the queC gene encoding 7-cyano-7-deazaguanine synthase QueC → MSSAAPRAVVLVSGGLDSATTLAIAADAGFELYALSFDYGQRHRHELDAAKKVCQAFDAQHFVTFPLDLRVFGGSALTADIEVPKDRSDDDLEAGIPITYVPARNTVFLSLALAWAETLNAFDLFIGVNAVDYSGYPDCRPEFIESFEKMANLATKSGVEHSGTWKVHTPLISLTKAEIIQKGMELGVDYGLTHSCYDPLPDGTPCGHCDSCQLRAKGFAEAGFDDPALKK, encoded by the coding sequence ATGTCATCCGCTGCCCCCCGCGCCGTTGTGCTCGTCAGTGGCGGTCTCGATTCCGCGACCACGCTGGCCATCGCCGCCGATGCCGGTTTTGAACTGTATGCTCTCTCCTTCGACTACGGACAGCGGCACCGCCACGAACTGGACGCCGCGAAAAAAGTCTGTCAGGCATTCGATGCGCAACACTTCGTCACCTTCCCGCTGGATCTGCGTGTCTTCGGCGGCTCGGCACTCACCGCCGACATCGAAGTCCCCAAGGACCGCTCAGATGATGACCTGGAAGCCGGCATCCCCATCACCTACGTCCCGGCCCGGAACACGGTTTTCCTCTCGCTGGCACTCGCCTGGGCCGAAACATTGAATGCCTTCGACCTGTTCATCGGCGTGAATGCCGTCGATTACAGCGGCTATCCCGACTGTCGACCCGAGTTCATCGAATCCTTCGAGAAAATGGCCAACCTCGCCACCAAGTCGGGAGTGGAACACAGCGGTACCTGGAAGGTGCATACGCCTTTGATTTCACTCACCAAAGCGGAGATCATCCAAAAGGGAATGGAACTCGGCGTCGATTATGGCCTGACTCACAGCTGCTACGACCCGCTGCCCGATGGCACCCCCTGCGGTCACTGCGACTCCTGCCAGCTCCGCGCCAAAGGCTTCGCGGAAGCCGGCTTTGATGATCCGGCCCTGAAAAAATAA